In Prunus dulcis chromosome 1, ALMONDv2, whole genome shotgun sequence, the following are encoded in one genomic region:
- the LOC117617267 gene encoding (R)-mandelonitrile lyase 3 isoform X4 yields MDKSIISATLLVLLLFVLHLQSEVHSFATSSDHDFSYMKFVYNATHPQLEATYDYIVVGGGTAGCPLAATLSLNYSVLLLERGSVPTAYPSVLREDGFLNNLMQEDDGKTPAQRFMSEDGVPNVRGRVLGGSSMINAGFYSRADREFFLKSGIEWDMDLVNKAYQWVEDSIVFCPNLTQWQSAVKEALLEAGVGPDNGLNVDHIKGTKIGGSTLDNHGRRHGAVELLNRGEPKNLRVAVHATVEKIIFSSNTSISNAGLSAIGIIYSDSNGRSHRAFVRGKGEVILSAGAIGSPQLLLLSGVGPESYLSSLKIPVVRSHPYVGQFMYDNPRNLINILPPFPLEPSAVKIVGITNDFYVETISGLPFSSPPFSIFPNPSNPIKVDSSYGQIVIKFPGPLSYGSLKLQSSSDVRVGPNVRFNYLSHPVDLARCVSGMKKIGDLLRTDSMKPFKAEDLPGIEGFKFFGLSLPKNQTDILSFKIFCRGSVATFWHYQGGSIVGKVVDGGLRVMGINALRVVDSSVFNFSPGTNPQATLMMLGRYVGLTMLQAR; encoded by the exons ATGGATAAATCGATAATATCTGCTACACTATTGGTGTTGCTCCTTTTTGTCCTTCATCTTCAATCAGAGGTTCATTCGTTCGCCACTAGTTCCGATCATG ATTTTAGCTACATGAAATTTGTGTATAACGCAACCCATCCGCAGTTAGAAGCAACATATGACTACATTGTAGTTGGTGGAGGAACAGCTGGGTGTCCATTGGCGGCCACTTTATCCTTGAATTACTCGGTGCTCCTTTTAGAAAGGGGCAGTGTTCCTACAGCATATCCTAGTGTTCTGCGTGAAGATGGCTTTTTGAACAATCTCATGCAAGAAGATGATGGCAAGACACCAGCTCAAAGATTCATGTCAGAAGATGGTGTTCCTAATGTAAGAGGCAGGGTCCTAGGAGGGTCAAGCATGATCAATGCTGGCTTCTACTCAAGAGCTGACAGGGAATTCTTTCTGAAATCAGGAATTGAATGGGACATGGATTTGGTGAATAAGGCATATCAGTGGGTTGAAGACAGTATCGTGTTTTGCCCGAACTTGACACAATGGCAATCTGCTGTAAAAGAAGCTTTGTTGGAGGCTGGTGTTGGTCCAGACAATGGACTTAATGTGGATCACATTAAAGGAACTAAAATTGGGGGTTCAACTTTGGACAATCATGGAAGGAGACATGGAGCTGTGGAACTTCTGAATAGAGGAGAGCCAAAGAACTTGCGAGTTGCTGTTCATGCCACAGTAGAGAAGATCATCTTCTCTTCCAATACGTCAA TATCTAATGCAGGTTTGTCAGCTATAGGAATCATATATAGTGATTCGAACGGGAGATCTCATCGCGCATTTGTACGTGGTAAGGGAGAGGTTATATTGAGTGCAGGGGCAATCGGGAGCCCTCAACTTCTACTACTTAGTGGTGTTGGCCCGGAGTCTTACCTATCATCCCTGAAAATCCCAGTTGTGCGTTCCCATCCATATGTGGGACAGTTTATGTATGACAATCCTCGTAATTTAATAAACATTTTGCCTCCATTCCCACTAGAACCCTCAGCTGTAAAGATTGTAGGCATTACCAATGATTTCTACGTTGAGACAATCTCTGGATTGCCATTTTCTTCTCCACCATTTAGCATTTTTCCTAATCCATCTAATCCCATCAAGGTAGATTCGAGTTACGGACAAATTGTTATCAAATTTCCAGGACCCTTGTCGTATGGTTCTCTTAAGCTACAATCATCGTCGGATGTTAGGGTTGGTCCAAATGTTAGATTCAACTACCTTTCACATCCGGTGGACCTTGCTCGTTGTGTAAGTGGCATGAAGAAGATTGGTGATTTGTTAAGGACAGACTCAATGAAACCATTTAAGGCTGAAGATTTGCCGGGAATAGAAGGCTTCAAGTTTTTTGGACTATCTTTGCCAAAGAACCAAACAGACATTTTAtcctttaaaatattttgtcgaGGTTCAGTGGCCACATTTTGGCATTACCAGGGTGGATCCATTGTTGGAAAGGTGGTTGATGGTGGTTTGCGTGTTATGGGGATCAACGCATTACGTGTTGTTGATAGCTCCGTATTCAATTTCTCACCAGGGACAAATCCTCAGGCCACCCTTATGATGTTAGGCAG GTATGTTGGCCTTACGATGCTGCAAGCAAGATAA
- the LOC117617267 gene encoding (R)-mandelonitrile lyase 3 isoform X1, translated as MDKSIISATLLVLLLFVLHLQSEVHSFATSSDHDFSYMKFVYNATHPQLEATYDYIVVGGGTAGCPLAATLSLNYSVLLLERGSVPTAYPSVLREDGFLNNLMQEDDGKTPAQRFMSEDGVPNVRGRVLGGSSMINAGFYSRADREFFLKSGIEWDMDLVNKAYQWVEDSIVFCPNLTQWQSAVKEALLEAGVGPDNGLNVDHIKGTKIGGSTLDNHGRRHGAVELLNRGEPKNLRVAVHATVEKIIFSSNTSISNAGLSAIGIIYSDSNGRSHRAFVRGKGEVILSAGAIGSPQLLLLSGVGPESYLSSLKIPVVRSHPYVGQFMYDNPRNLINILPPFPLEPSAVKIVGITNDFYVETISGLPFSSPPFSIFPNPSNPIKVDSSYGQIVIKFPGPLSYGSLKLQSSSDVRVGPNVRFNYLSHPVDLARCVSGMKKIGDLLRTDSMKPFKAEDLPGIEGFKFFGLSLPKNQTDILSFKIFCRGSVATFWHYQGGSIVGKVVDGGLRVMGINALRVVDSSVFNFSPGTNPQATLMMLGRYVGLTMLQAR; from the exons ATGGATAAATCGATAATATCTGCTACACTATTGGTGTTGCTCCTTTTTGTCCTTCATCTTCAATCAGAGGTTCATTCGTTCGCCACTAGTTCCGATCATG ATTTTAGCTACATGAAATTTGTGTATAACGCAACCCATCCGCAGTTAGAAGCAACATATGACTACATTGTAGTTGGTGGAGGAACAGCTGGGTGTCCATTGGCGGCCACTTTATCCTTGAATTACTCGGTGCTCCTTTTAGAAAGGGGCAGTGTTCCTACAGCATATCCTAGTGTTCTGCGTGAAGATGGCTTTTTGAACAATCTCATGCAAGAAGATGATGGCAAGACACCAGCTCAAAGATTCATGTCAGAAGATGGTGTTCCTAATGTAAGAGGCAGGGTCCTAGGAGGGTCAAGCATGATCAATGCTGGCTTCTACTCAAGAGCTGACAGGGAATTCTTTCTGAAATCAGGAATTGAATGGGACATGGATTTGGTGAATAAGGCATATCAGTGGGTTGAAGACAGTATCGTGTTTTGCCCGAACTTGACACAATGGCAATCTGCTGTAAAAGAAGCTTTGTTGGAGGCTGGTGTTGGTCCAGACAATGGACTTAATGTGGATCACATTAAAGGAACTAAAATTGGGGGTTCAACTTTGGACAATCATGGAAGGAGACATGGAGCTGTGGAACTTCTGAATAGAGGAGAGCCAAAGAACTTGCGAGTTGCTGTTCATGCCACAGTAGAGAAGATCATCTTCTCTTCCAATACGTCAA TATCTAATGCAGGTTTGTCAGCTATAGGAATCATATATAGTGATTCGAACGGGAGATCTCATCGCGCATTTGTACGTGGTAAGGGAGAGGTTATATTGAGTGCAGGGGCAATCGGGAGCCCTCAACTTCTACTACTTAGTGGTGTTGGCCCGGAGTCTTACCTATCATCCCTGAAAATCCCAGTTGTGCGTTCCCATCCATATGTGGGACAGTTTATGTATGACAATCCTCGTAATTTAATAAACATTTTGCCTCCATTCCCACTAGAACCCTCAGCTGTAAAGATTGTAGGCATTACCAATGATTTCTACGTTGAGACAATCTCTGGATTGCCATTTTCTTCTCCACCATTTAGCATTTTTCCTAATCCATCTAATCCCATCAAGGTAGATTCGAGTTACGGACAAATTGTTATCAAATTTCCAGGACCCTTGTCGTATGGTTCTCTTAAGCTACAATCATCGTCGGATGTTAGGGTTGGTCCAAATGTTAGATTCAACTACCTTTCACATCCGGTGGACCTTGCTCGTTGTGTAAGTGGCATGAAGAAGATTGGTGATTTGTTAAGGACAGACTCAATGAAACCATTTAAGGCTGAAGATTTGCCGGGAATAGAAGGCTTCAAGTTTTTTGGACTATCTTTGCCAAAGAACCAAACAGACATTTTAtcctttaaaatattttgtcgaGGTTCAGTGGCCACATTTTGGCATTACCAGGGTGGATCCATTGTTGGAAAGGTGGTTGATGGTGGTTTGCGTGTTATGGGGATCAACGCATTACGTGTTGTTGATAGCTCCGTATTCAATTTCTCACCAGGGACAAATCCTCAGGCCACCCTTATGATGTTAGGCAG GTATGTTGGCCTTACGATGCTGCAAGCAAG ATAA
- the LOC117617267 gene encoding (R)-mandelonitrile lyase 3 isoform X2, which yields MDKSIISATLLVLLLFVLHLQSEVHSFATSSDHDFSYMKFVYNATHPQLEATYDYIVVGGGTAGCPLAATLSLNYSVLLLERGSVPTAYPSVLREDGFLNNLMQEDDGKTPAQRFMSEDGVPNVRGRVLGGSSMINAGFYSRADREFFLKSGIEWDMDLVNKAYQWVEDSIVFCPNLTQWQSAVKEALLEAGVGPDNGLNVDHIKGTKIGGSTLDNHGRRHGAVELLNRGEPKNLRVAVHATVEKIIFSSNTSISNAGLSAIGIIYSDSNGRSHRAFVRGKGEVILSAGAIGSPQLLLLSGVGPESYLSSLKIPVVRSHPYVGQFMYDNPRNLINILPPFPLEPSAVKIVGITNDFYVETISGLPFSSPPFSIFPNPSNPIKVDSSYGQIVIKFPGPLSYGSLKLQSSSDVRVGPNVRFNYLSHPVDLARCVSGMKKIGDLLRTDSMKPFKAEDLPGIEGFKFFGLSLPKNQTDILSFKIFCRGSVATFWHYQGGSIVGKVVDGGLRVMGINALRVVDSSVFNFSPGTNPQATLMMLGRYVGLTMLQAR from the exons ATGGATAAATCGATAATATCTGCTACACTATTGGTGTTGCTCCTTTTTGTCCTTCATCTTCAATCAGAGGTTCATTCGTTCGCCACTAGTTCCGATCATG ATTTTAGCTACATGAAATTTGTGTATAACGCAACCCATCCGCAGTTAGAAGCAACATATGACTACATTGTAGTTGGTGGAGGAACAGCTGGGTGTCCATTGGCGGCCACTTTATCCTTGAATTACTCGGTGCTCCTTTTAGAAAGGGGCAGTGTTCCTACAGCATATCCTAGTGTTCTGCGTGAAGATGGCTTTTTGAACAATCTCATGCAAGAAGATGATGGCAAGACACCAGCTCAAAGATTCATGTCAGAAGATGGTGTTCCTAATGTAAGAGGCAGGGTCCTAGGAGGGTCAAGCATGATCAATGCTGGCTTCTACTCAAGAGCTGACAGGGAATTCTTTCTGAAATCAGGAATTGAATGGGACATGGATTTGGTGAATAAGGCATATCAGTGGGTTGAAGACAGTATCGTGTTTTGCCCGAACTTGACACAATGGCAATCTGCTGTAAAAGAAGCTTTGTTGGAGGCTGGTGTTGGTCCAGACAATGGACTTAATGTGGATCACATTAAAGGAACTAAAATTGGGGGTTCAACTTTGGACAATCATGGAAGGAGACATGGAGCTGTGGAACTTCTGAATAGAGGAGAGCCAAAGAACTTGCGAGTTGCTGTTCATGCCACAGTAGAGAAGATCATCTTCTCTTCCAATACGTCAA TATCTAATGCAGGTTTGTCAGCTATAGGAATCATATATAGTGATTCGAACGGGAGATCTCATCGCGCATTTGTACGTGGTAAGGGAGAGGTTATATTGAGTGCAGGGGCAATCGGGAGCCCTCAACTTCTACTACTTAGTGGTGTTGGCCCGGAGTCTTACCTATCATCCCTGAAAATCCCAGTTGTGCGTTCCCATCCATATGTGGGACAGTTTATGTATGACAATCCTCGTAATTTAATAAACATTTTGCCTCCATTCCCACTAGAACCCTCAGCTGTAAAGATTGTAGGCATTACCAATGATTTCTACGTTGAGACAATCTCTGGATTGCCATTTTCTTCTCCACCATTTAGCATTTTTCCTAATCCATCTAATCCCATCAAGGTAGATTCGAGTTACGGACAAATTGTTATCAAATTTCCAGGACCCTTGTCGTATGGTTCTCTTAAGCTACAATCATCGTCGGATGTTAGGGTTGGTCCAAATGTTAGATTCAACTACCTTTCACATCCGGTGGACCTTGCTCGTTGTGTAAGTGGCATGAAGAAGATTGGTGATTTGTTAAGGACAGACTCAATGAAACCATTTAAGGCTGAAGATTTGCCGGGAATAGAAGGCTTCAAGTTTTTTGGACTATCTTTGCCAAAGAACCAAACAGACATTTTAtcctttaaaatattttgtcgaGGTTCAGTGGCCACATTTTGGCATTACCAGGGTGGATCCATTGTTGGAAAGGTGGTTGATGGTGGTTTGCGTGTTATGGGGATCAACGCATTACGTGTTGTTGATAGCTCCGTATTCAATTTCTCACCAGGGACAAATCCTCAGGCCACCCTTATGATGTTAGGCAGGTAT GTTGGCCTTACGATGCTGCAAGCAAG ATAA
- the LOC117617267 gene encoding (R)-mandelonitrile lyase 3 isoform X3: MDKSIISATLLVLLLFVLHLQSEVHSFATSSDHDFSYMKFVYNATHPQLEATYDYIVVGGGTAGCPLAATLSLNYSVLLLERGSVPTAYPSVLREDGFLNNLMQEDDGKTPAQRFMSEDGVPNVRGRVLGGSSMINAGFYSRADREFFLKSGIEWDMDLVNKAYQWVEDSIVFCPNLTQWQSAVKEALLEAGVGPDNGLNVDHIKGTKIGGSTLDNHGRRHGAVELLNRGEPKNLRVAVHATVEKIIFSSNTSSLSAIGIIYSDSNGRSHRAFVRGKGEVILSAGAIGSPQLLLLSGVGPESYLSSLKIPVVRSHPYVGQFMYDNPRNLINILPPFPLEPSAVKIVGITNDFYVETISGLPFSSPPFSIFPNPSNPIKVDSSYGQIVIKFPGPLSYGSLKLQSSSDVRVGPNVRFNYLSHPVDLARCVSGMKKIGDLLRTDSMKPFKAEDLPGIEGFKFFGLSLPKNQTDILSFKIFCRGSVATFWHYQGGSIVGKVVDGGLRVMGINALRVVDSSVFNFSPGTNPQATLMMLGRYVGLTMLQAR; this comes from the exons ATGGATAAATCGATAATATCTGCTACACTATTGGTGTTGCTCCTTTTTGTCCTTCATCTTCAATCAGAGGTTCATTCGTTCGCCACTAGTTCCGATCATG ATTTTAGCTACATGAAATTTGTGTATAACGCAACCCATCCGCAGTTAGAAGCAACATATGACTACATTGTAGTTGGTGGAGGAACAGCTGGGTGTCCATTGGCGGCCACTTTATCCTTGAATTACTCGGTGCTCCTTTTAGAAAGGGGCAGTGTTCCTACAGCATATCCTAGTGTTCTGCGTGAAGATGGCTTTTTGAACAATCTCATGCAAGAAGATGATGGCAAGACACCAGCTCAAAGATTCATGTCAGAAGATGGTGTTCCTAATGTAAGAGGCAGGGTCCTAGGAGGGTCAAGCATGATCAATGCTGGCTTCTACTCAAGAGCTGACAGGGAATTCTTTCTGAAATCAGGAATTGAATGGGACATGGATTTGGTGAATAAGGCATATCAGTGGGTTGAAGACAGTATCGTGTTTTGCCCGAACTTGACACAATGGCAATCTGCTGTAAAAGAAGCTTTGTTGGAGGCTGGTGTTGGTCCAGACAATGGACTTAATGTGGATCACATTAAAGGAACTAAAATTGGGGGTTCAACTTTGGACAATCATGGAAGGAGACATGGAGCTGTGGAACTTCTGAATAGAGGAGAGCCAAAGAACTTGCGAGTTGCTGTTCATGCCACAGTAGAGAAGATCATCTTCTCTTCCAATACGTCAA GTTTGTCAGCTATAGGAATCATATATAGTGATTCGAACGGGAGATCTCATCGCGCATTTGTACGTGGTAAGGGAGAGGTTATATTGAGTGCAGGGGCAATCGGGAGCCCTCAACTTCTACTACTTAGTGGTGTTGGCCCGGAGTCTTACCTATCATCCCTGAAAATCCCAGTTGTGCGTTCCCATCCATATGTGGGACAGTTTATGTATGACAATCCTCGTAATTTAATAAACATTTTGCCTCCATTCCCACTAGAACCCTCAGCTGTAAAGATTGTAGGCATTACCAATGATTTCTACGTTGAGACAATCTCTGGATTGCCATTTTCTTCTCCACCATTTAGCATTTTTCCTAATCCATCTAATCCCATCAAGGTAGATTCGAGTTACGGACAAATTGTTATCAAATTTCCAGGACCCTTGTCGTATGGTTCTCTTAAGCTACAATCATCGTCGGATGTTAGGGTTGGTCCAAATGTTAGATTCAACTACCTTTCACATCCGGTGGACCTTGCTCGTTGTGTAAGTGGCATGAAGAAGATTGGTGATTTGTTAAGGACAGACTCAATGAAACCATTTAAGGCTGAAGATTTGCCGGGAATAGAAGGCTTCAAGTTTTTTGGACTATCTTTGCCAAAGAACCAAACAGACATTTTAtcctttaaaatattttgtcgaGGTTCAGTGGCCACATTTTGGCATTACCAGGGTGGATCCATTGTTGGAAAGGTGGTTGATGGTGGTTTGCGTGTTATGGGGATCAACGCATTACGTGTTGTTGATAGCTCCGTATTCAATTTCTCACCAGGGACAAATCCTCAGGCCACCCTTATGATGTTAGGCAG GTATGTTGGCCTTACGATGCTGCAAGCAAGATAA